The sequence GAGCACGAATATCGCCAGCAGGAACAGGCCGCTCAGGGCATCGACGCTGAGCAGAAAATCGCCGCCCGGCACCGCCCAGACCGCCTCCACGCTCGCCGAAGCACCGCGCAGACCAAGGAGCGCGGCGCCCATCCCCGGCACCGCGGCCAACAGGGTCGCCCCCGCCGCGCAGCCCGAGGCGAGGGCCGTGCGGCGCCCCGCCAGCAGCGCCGCCGCGCCACCCGCCAGCAGAATCAACACGGCCAGCACTACCAGATCGGCAGCCATCAGCGGATCAGCTCCTCCTCGGCCTGGCGCAGAGCGTGAAAAATTTCCTCGCGGCTGCCTTCCTGTTGGATGCGCTGATAAAAGCCGCGGTTTTTCAAAGCAAAGGCGAGCTTGGCGAGCAGATGCAGGTGAACGCGCAGGGTCGGCGCAATCAGGGTGAAGAGGATGCGCACCGGCCGGCCGTCCAGGGCGGCGAAATCCACGGGATGTTCAAGAAAACACAGAGTCACCGTGGGCCGGGTGACGTGCAGGAGCATGGGGTTGCGCGGATGAGGCAAGGCGATGCCGTCGCCGACGGCGGTGCTGGCGATCTTCTCGCGGGCCAGCAGCACGCGGTACAGGTAGTCGCGATCGACCTCGTCGGGCAGGCGCAGGTGCTCGACGGTATCGGCCAGCACCTTCTCGCGGGTAGTCCCCTCGATGCGGTAGAAGATGCCGCCGCTTTCCAGGGCCTCGGCGAGGCTGGGCAGGGGCGTGGCGCTGGTTTCGGGCTCGCTGAAGGCCTCAGGCTGCACCCCCATGCGCCGCGAGGTGGCCCATTCGAGCAGCTCGGCCCGATTGAAGCGGTAACTCTCATGCACCTTGTAGGCGGGAACGATGTCCTGCTTGATCCAGCGATAGATGGTTTTTTCGGACACCGTCAACAGTCGCGCGGCATCCTTGACGGAAAGGTTCATCCATTCCCTCCAA is a genomic window of Geoalkalibacter sp. containing:
- a CDS encoding PTS sugar transporter subunit IIA, which produces MNLSVKDAARLLTVSEKTIYRWIKQDIVPAYKVHESYRFNRAELLEWATSRRMGVQPEAFSEPETSATPLPSLAEALESGGIFYRIEGTTREKVLADTVEHLRLPDEVDRDYLYRVLLAREKIASTAVGDGIALPHPRNPMLLHVTRPTVTLCFLEHPVDFAALDGRPVRILFTLIAPTLRVHLHLLAKLAFALKNRGFYQRIQQEGSREEIFHALRQAEEELIR